The Candidatus Atribacteria bacterium DNA window CTTTTCTTCGCTTCCGGAGAGGTTCTTTTTCAACAAGACGAAACTGAAACTCACTGTGAAGAACTTACCTATAACTGGAAAACCAAAAAAACAATTTTACTACGATTAAAGGGTCAAATAACCGGAGAGGGTATCGAGGGAAAGGTGTATTATCAGGGGGCTAAGATGGAAAATTTCCCGGAAACCGTGGAAATTACTGAAGGAAGTTTTACCACCTGTAAATTAGAAGAACCGCACTATCGTATAGTCGCCAAAGAAATGATTATTTACCCTAAAGACAAGATAATTGCCCGTCACATCTCCTGGTATGAAGGTAAGAAAAAAATAATTACCCTCCCCTATTTTTTAATCTTTTTAGACCGCAAAACTCAACAACCTATTCTTCCCAAAATAGGACAAAATAGTACAGACGGCTGGTTTATAAAAACATTTTTTAACTATTATATTGATGAAAAATCTTACGGCACCCTTTATATTGATTGGCTGGAAAAGAAAGGAATCGGAACGGGGGTTGAACATACCTGGGAAATAGGTAGTCAAGATAACCCTGGAGAAACCTCTCTTTACCTGTATCAGATCAAAGAAAAAGATAGCGGAAAAATAAATCTTACCGGTAAGGTAAAATATGATCAAGAGTTTAATAATAAAATTGAAACACAATTAACCCTGGATTATAGCGGAGTAAAAGCCAAAGAGGGAGAACTTATTAGCAATAATTTAAAAACTCAATTTACTCTTGATAAACAAGGAGAAAAATATAATCTCAAGGTAAGTGGTAAATATAATTTTAGCGGAAAAGATATGGAAAATTTAAATGTTGACGGTAATATAACCTTAAAACATGACTATACTATTAGTGATAATTTAAATTCTGCCCTCACTTTAATTTACACTGACAAAAATCAAGCCAGTCAGGAAGTAGCAGATCTGGAACTAAAACCGAAATGGGAACTAAAATATAAGGGCGATGGTTATACCTTAAATTTGACAAATGAAAAGAGATTCGATCTCGATGGCGATGATTATACCGGAGATGATGGTTCCAAGACAATTGACCGCTTACCGGAGTTTGTCTTTAATAAAAATGCTGATACCATCGGAGATACTAAGATTATTTATGATATTGACGCCTCAGTGGGACATTTCTATGAAGAAGCTACCGATGAAGATAATTGGCGCGGAGAATATATTATTAATCTCAAAAGAGCTTTTCCTTTTGGTGAATATTTAACTTTAACTCCTTCGGGAATCTTTCGGCAGGATGTTTATTTAAGCGGAGAAGCTCGTTATTTAGTGGGAGGAAAATTAGACTTAAAAGTAGCCGGCAACCCTTATATTTCCTCTACTCTATCCTATAATTATAATAAAACAGTAGGTCCAACTCCCTTTAATTTTGATTATATCGCCCCGGTAAGTAACACAATTACCGGAAAATTAACTTTAGAGCCTTCTGAAAAAATCAAGCTGGATTTATCCACTAACTACAATTTTGTCACGGAAAATTTTGGAAATTTAGTAGCTAAATTGGAGTATGAACCGAAAGACGATTGGAAGATGAATTTTAGTTCCTATTATAATTTAAATACTAAGGAATGGACTAAGAAGATAAATTCCACACTTGAT harbors:
- a CDS encoding LPS-assembly protein LptD: MTIMPAKNIGLFLVIAALILGMNFGGLNLGLTMISFAQEIEETGESTITPEVQETPAIEETTIDINESTMIEETVETEKELDISLIAEYITYEKIEGEDLIVAKEEVHLKYKDIEVKAEHLNINLTTHLFFASGEVLFQQDETETHCEELTYNWKTKKTILLRLKGQITGEGIEGKVYYQGAKMENFPETVEITEGSFTTCKLEEPHYRIVAKEMIIYPKDKIIARHISWYEGKKKIITLPYFLIFLDRKTQQPILPKIGQNSTDGWFIKTFFNYYIDEKSYGTLYIDWLEKKGIGTGVEHTWEIGSQDNPGETSLYLYQIKEKDSGKINLTGKVKYDQEFNNKIETQLTLDYSGVKAKEGELISNNLKTQFTLDKQGEKYNLKVSGKYNFSGKDMENLNVDGNITLKHDYTISDNLNSALTLIYTDKNQASQEVADLELKPKWELKYKGDGYTLNLTNEKRFDLDGDDYTGDDGSKTIDRLPEFVFNKNADTIGDTKIIYDIDASVGHFYEEATDEDNWRGEYIINLKRAFPFGEYLTLTPSGIFRQDVYLSGEARYLVGGKLDLKVAGNPYISSTLSYNYNKTVGPTPFNFDYIAPVSNTITGKLTLEPSEKIKLDLSTNYNFVTENFGNLVAKLEYEPKDDWKMNFSSYYNLNTKEWTKKINSTLDLQLNDNWRIKYKGVLDLEDFKLSNSVVGITRDLHCREITLNYKQATKSIWVEFYIKAFPTEKITIGGQ